TGAGCTCCTCGAGGATCTGCTCTGGGTCCGCAGCCAGAGCGCAGGAAGGGGAGGGTCTCCTCTGCCCGTTGCCGCAGGGGCCGTACGTGGGCGTCGCACAAGTCGCGTGCGCGCGCCGGCGAACCGCCTGCTCTCCGGGGGGGCGATGCTCCCCGCACCCACCGCTTCCGTGGCGTTCTCGCCGGTTCGCACGACATCGGTGTCTGCCCGATGTGAGTGCATCGACGCCACATTTCTCTCTGACTGGGCACGCCGCACCTTTCGCGTCTGGTGGGGGCAGGGATCGGTGCACCCGTTGCGTGTGCTGTCGCTGCTCTTTGTGACCATGCTGCTCGCGGGTCTGGCACACATCGGCCTCGAGGTCACCCAGAGCGACCCTCCCCCGACGCCGGCCTCGTCTCAGGCGCTTCAGAGGTCCCTCAGCAGCTACGGCGCCTCTTCGACCGGCAACGTCGTCGCGAAGCCTTGTCGCGATGTCTCATCGCGCGCCCGCGGCGCGCACGCGCCCGAGCGCCGCGGGTGTGATGCCAACGGGCAGAGCCGTGTCCGACTCGGCTCGGCGCGGCGTCGCGTCATCTTCACCGATGTGAGGAAGCCATGATCGAGCGCCTGCGCACGAACCCCTTCCTGCTTCGCGAGCTTGCCCTGCGCGCGGCTGCAGATGACACCCGCAGGCTCTACGCCTACAGCGGCCCCGGTCTCTTCCTGCTCCTGCTCCAGATGCCGGTGCTCTACGGCCTGCTGTTCTCGGCCCTCAGCGGCTCGTTCGAGACGGACATTTTCGGGGCTCCCATGTTCCTGGTCACCGCATGGTTCCTGGTGCTGTACTTCTCCCACGCGGCGGCTCGACTGTGTGCTGGCGCGCTGGCGTCTGAGCGCGAGGGCGGAACGCTCGATGCGCTGCGCCTGCTCCCGCACGCGTCCGGCGATTTGTTCGTGGGGAAGTTCCTCGGAGCGCTCGCACCGCTGGCCTTCGAGGTGCTGCTGGTGGCGCCCGCGCTCTCGCTCTACGCCCTGGTGGGTCCCGTGCCCCTCATTCGCGTCGCGCTCGTGGCCACGCTCTGTGGGGCGCTCGTCGTGGGGGGCGGCGCGATCGGCATGTTCTGGTCGGTGCAGAGCTTGGAGCCAGGGGTCGCGGTCACGCGCGCGTTTGCCACGGTTCTCACGCTTCACGTGGTGCCGTGCGCGCTGGCGGTTGGGCTGCTGAGCATGAGCGCGGGGGGGGAGTCACTGCTCTCGGTTGTGCTGCTGAGTCCGCTGGCGCTGGTGGTGAGGCTGGCTCACGCGGGGAGCAGCACGCTCTCGATGCTCGTCGACGATCTGACGGTGCTCGCACCCGTGCTGTGCCTGGGCGCTTGCGTCACGGTCCTGCTCTTGCAGATCGCGATGCGACGGTTGAGCCGCGGCTGAGCCTCTCCCTCGCGAAGGGTTGCGCTTCCCCGCGTCCAAGACTCCCTGCCCATGCACCAGAGACACATGCAGCACGCACTGACCCTGGCGACCCGAGGCCGCGGTCACGTCTCTCCCAATCCACTGGTCGGAGCCGTGATCGTGCGAGACGGTGAGGTCGTGGGGGAGGGATGGCACGCCGCGCTGGGGGGAGACCACGCGGAGGTGGCCGCGCTGAGGGCCGCGGGTGCGCGGGCCAGAGGGGCAGATCTGTATGTAACGCTCGAGCCTTGCAACCATCATGGGCGCACCCCCCCCTGTACCGATGCCATCGTCGCGGCCGGTGTTCGACGTGTAGCGATGGCGGTGCGCGATCCGAACCCGCGGGTCAGCGGCGGTGGCGCCGACGCCCTCGAGGCCCGCGGCGTGGAGGTGAACGCCGGCCTGCTCGAGGAGGAGGCCCGCGCCCTCAACCAGGTGTTCTTCACATGGGCCCAGGCACGGCGTCCGTTCGTCACGCTCAAGACCGCACTCACCCTCGACGGCCGCATCGCCTGCCACACCGGCCAGAGCCGCTGGATCACGGGGGAGGCCGCGCGCCGCCGCGTGCACGAGGAGCGGGCGGCGCATGACGCCATTCTCGTCGGGGTCGGCACGGTGCTGGCCGACGATCCACGGCTCGACGCGCGACTCGACGTGCCCGCGCGAGATCCGCGGGTTGTCATCCTCGACTCGACCCTGCGCACGCCGCCACAGGCGCGGGCCGTCGCGGGGGCACTCGTCTACTGCCGCGACCCACATCTCCGCGCTTCGCTCGCGGCGGCGGGGGCCACGGTCATCGAGGTTGTCGCAGACGATAACGGGCGCCCCCGCATCGAGGCGGTGCTCGCCGACCTCGCCGAGCGCGGCATCACCAGTGTTCTCGTCGAGGGTGGCGGCAGGGTGCAGCGGGCCTTTCTCGGCGCAGATCGGGTCGATCGCGTCCTCTCGTTCATCGCTCCCGTCATCGTGGGTGGCGCCTCGGCCCCCACCCCGCTGGGGCGATGGGAGCCCGACGATGCGCCCATCCGCGAACCATCGATGCGACCGCTTCGGGGGGTCAGCATTTCCCGCGTCGGGGATGACGTGCTCGTCGAGGGGACGTTGCAGGAGTGCTGGCGCTGACGGCGCTCACGCCTTCGGTGCGCCCGCGGTGCGCTGCACCGTCGCCGAGGCCGGGACGCGGATGCGGAAGGTGGTGCCCTCGCCTTCCTTGCTCTGCACATCGATGGAGCCGTCGTGCTTCTTCACGATCTCACGCACGATGGCCAGCCCCAGGCCTGTCCCCTTCCCGATGTCCTTCGTGGTGAAGAAGGGGTCGAAGATTCGCCCGACAACGCTCGGCGGGATGCCGGGGCCGTTGTCGTTCACCTCGATGACGATCTGCCCGCCTTCGACGTAGGTGCGCGCCGTGATGGTGGGCGTGGGCACGGCGTGTGAGCGGAAGGCGTCGCGGGCATTGGCGAAGAGGTTCGTGAAGACCTGGCCCCACTGGGTCGAGTTGGCGCGTATGGGAGGGATGTCGCCCAGCTCGACCTTCACGGTGATGCCTTCTTCTTGAAGCGATTCGGCGAGCAGTTCCATCGACTCGCGAACGGCCTGGTTGAGCTCCATGGGGGCTCGAACGAAGCGCGAGAACGTCAGCCCCTCCTCGGTCTCGACGGGGCCGCGGCTGAACACCAGCAGCTTCTCGATGATCGATTTGCACTTCTCCACGCCGTCGCGGATGATGCCCAGCCGCCGGCTCGTGTCGGCATCGCGCGCGTTCCGCGAAAGGCTTCCCACCATCGTCAGGACGGCGCCAAGGGGGGTGTTCAGCTCATGGGCCACCCCGGCCGCAAGTCGACCGACGGCGGCCAGCTTGCTCTCCTCCACCATCTCGGCGCGGATGTCATCGAGCTCGCGCCGCGTTCGGCTCAGCTCGCGCATGTGCCCCAGCCGCGCCGCCACAACCGCTGCGGGAACCGCGGCGAGGCGCAGCAGGTCGGCGTCGATGCTGCGACGCTCGCCCAGCCGGATCACCACCGCCCCTCCCCCGTCCTGACGCGGGGAGACCGGTTGCACGACCCATCGCTGCGTTCCGCTGCTCCACTCCTGGAAATCGCCGGTGGTCCAGGCCCTCGAGACGATCTCCGACGGGACCTCTCCCGGGAGGGTGGCCTTGGCGGGAGGGCTTGCGGAGATTCCGCTCCCCTTGGCCACCATGGGTTCTCCATCGTGCGCCACAGGGCGGAACAGCCCGGCCTGGGGGCCGTGCACCCAGAGCGAGCAGTACGGCACCTGCTGGGTCTCGCGAACGCAGCGGCAGAGCGCCTGCGCCTGTGCGTGCGGGCTCGCGTCATCGTCGTCGCTCTCGATGACGTTCCAGAGATGGGCAAGACGGTTCCACCGGGCGTGCTGGTGGGCGTGGCGGAAGTACCACGTCCACGCGGCGGCCAGTGAGAGCGCGGCTGCGACGAGCGCCAACAGGAGCGGGTTTTCGGGCAAGACTCTCCTCCGACCTCGGGCTTTGGAAGGGGCGATGCTGGTTCGCCGGCGACCGCGCAGGTCGTGCGGGAAGCCGCCTGCCGCCTTGGGTCTGAGGAGAGGATTTGAGTTTGACGGCGCGAAAACCTGCGGAATTCGGGGGCGCACGAGATTTACGACGCGTGCCGACCTCGGGGGAGGTACGACCATCGCTACCCAGATTGACTACGGCGGCATTCTCCTCATCGACGACGATCCGCTAATGGTCGAGGCGCTGAGCCTCCTCCTCGGCGACGATGGGTACGATGTGGCCACCGCATCGTCGGGTCTAGAGGCGGTGGGTCGCGCCGCGGAGCGAACCTTCGATCTCGTCATCTCCGACGTGCGCATGGCGGGCATGGATGGGATCCAGACCCTCACCCAGCTGCGGGAGCGCTCACCGTCCACCCGTGCCATCCTCATCACCGGCTACGCCAGCCCTGACACGCCTGTGCTGGCCATCAAGCTCGGTGTTGACGACTATCTGGTCAAGCCGTTCGATGATCGCGAGTTCCTCAAGAGCGTTCGTCGTTCGATGGAGACTGCGCGCACCCAGCGCGAGCATGAGACCATGCTCAAGCAGCAGTGGCGCGACTTCGCGTCGGTGGTTCGCCTGCTGTCTGCGGGCGTGGAGGCCCGCGACCCGTTCTTCGAGGGCCATTCCGCGCGTGTCGCGACCCTCAGCTTGCGCATCGCGCGGGCCCTGAACCTGCCCGTCGAGCGCACCGAGGCGCTCGACCTCGCGGCGCATCTCCACGACATCGGAAACATCGGCACAAAGCTCGACATCTTCCGCAAGACCGAGAAGCTTCTCAACGAAGAGCTCGAGGAGATCCGGGGCACCACCCGCAAGGCCGAAGAGCACCTGCGCAGCCTCAACAGCCTACGCGACGTCTTCCGCATCATCCTGCACCATCACGAGTGGTTCAACGGTGCGGGCGTTCCGTTCCAGCTGAAGGGCGAGCAGATCCCCCTCGAGTCGCGCATCCTCTGCGCGGCCGAGGCCTACGACGCCATGATCAGCCCACGTCCCTATCGCGAGCGGCTTCACTCCGCCGAGGCGCTCCAGATCCTCGACAAGGAGTCGGGCGAACACTTCGACCCGGATGTGGTGACGGTTCTGAAGAAGGTCATCGAGAACCCCGTCGCCAGCGCCGAGGAAGACGAGGCCGCGGAGAAAGCTCCCACGCACGAGCGCCAGGTGGGTCTGGTTCTCTCGCTTGCGCACACCTACCTCGAGAACGGCAACCTCGACATCGCAGCCAAGGGGTTCAACGACTGCCTCGAGCTGCTGGGCGACTCTCGCAGCCCCAACCGAGCCGAGGCGCTCATCGGCCTTGCCCTCATCCATCTCCAGCGCGGCGAGCTCGAGTCGGCACGCGATCAGGCTCGTCGCGCTCTCGAGGCCTCACAGGGACTGGCAGACCTCCTGGTCGGGCGGTCGCTGTGCGCCGAAGGTCTGGTCATGTCGCAGATGCAGCGCTCGAAGGAGGCGGCTGACGCGTTCGAGCAGGCGCGCAAGATCTTCGAAGGATACGAATCGCACGCCAATCTCGGGCGGGTGCTGCTGCTCGAGGCGCTGGCGGCGGGTGGTTTCGGGGCTCCTCGCGCACAATCTCACCGACATCCCGTCGCGTGAGAAATCGCTCTTCGCGCCGCTCTTCGTGCGCGGCTTCGCCGAGAGCTGGGAGCGCTCGAAGGTCGAGCCCTTCCTGGCGCACTTCGGGAGCACGGCCCTGTCGCCGTACATGAGCGCGCTCGACGCGGCCACCCGCGCGCAGCTTCAGGCGGTTCTCACGGCGGCGACGGCGGCGGAGAAGGTCGATGCGGGGCCTCCCCCCATCTCGATCTATGCCTTCGGCAAGTTCCGCATCTTCTGTGGCGGTCGTGAGGTCGGTGACGAGAACTGGAAGACCCGCAAGTCGAAGTACCTCTTTGCCTACCTGGCCTGCCAGGGCGACCGCGACGTGCCCGACGAGAAGCTCATGGAGCTGTTCTGGCCCGATCACGACCCGGACAAGGCACGCCAGAACCTCTACTCAGCGCTCTCGCACATCCGCAAGGCGCTCGAAGGCTACCTGCCGGAGTACGACAAGGTCGTGGTGTCGCACAAGGGGTTCTACCGCATCAATGCCACGGTGCACCACACGGTCGACGTACGTGATTTCGACCACTACTACGACGCCGCGACCCAGGCGTCGCGGGCGGGCAACTCCGACGAGGCGGTAGGGGCGTTCCAGCGCGCCGAAGGGCTCTACCAGGGCGAGTTCCTCGAGGGCTACTACAGCGACTGGGCCTTGAACTACAGAGACGACTACGAGCGCAAGTATCAAGATCTGATCAACCGTCTCATGGTCTACTTCGCGCAGAAGGGTCGCAACCAGGTCGTCGTCGACTACTGTCAGAAGCTGCTCGGTCTCGACTCCTGCGATCAGGAGGCCCATCTCAACCTGATGAAGGCGTATGTGGCCATCGGTAAGCCAGAGCAGGCGGTGCGCCAGTACCAGCAGTGCTGCCAGGTGCTCAAGAACGAGCTCAACCTGTCGCCCTCGCCGGAGATCGCCTCGCTCTACCTCAGCATCAAGGGGTAGCCAGAGGCAGCGGCACGGCGGTGCCCTGCCCCACCCCTCGAGGTCTCAGCGGTTGAGCGTCTCCACGGGCGCGAAATCGTCGGTGAGCACCTGGGCGGTGGGCGTGTAGTCCGGTCTCTCCTGCAGCTTCCTCGCCTGCGCGGGGAGGTCGAAGCTGTACCGATGCGCATTCTGCAGGCCTGTCGCGCGCGCTTGCAGCACGGCACGGGGCAGCGGGGGGCCGCTTCCCGGCTGCGAGACGAGGATGAGGTTGCCGCTGCTCGTCCCGGCAAACGCGTAGTTCGCGCCGAACGACGCGGCATACGTCGTGCGCTCGCTGTCGTAGAGCCGAGGGCCTCGGTGCAGGTTCGAGACCACCACGCCTCCGGGCTTGAGCACGCGCATGAGCTCTTTGAAGAACTCTTTTGTCTTGAGGTGGAAGGGAATGGTCCGGCCCTGGAACGCGTCGAGGAAGACGAGGTCGTACTGGCGCGGTGTGCGCTTCACGAAGACCCTGCCGTCTGACACGTGGGCCGTCATGGCGGCGTCGGTTCGGAACAGGAAGAACTGCCGCGCCGCCTCCACCACGACAGGGTCGATCTCCACCACGTCGATGCGCGCCTGGGGATAGTAGTGGCGCAGCGCCTCCGGGATCACGCCGCCCCCCAGCCCGATGACCAGCACGTCCTGCGGACGCTCATCGAACAGCAGCCCCGCGAACATGAGCGCGGTGTACTCATTCAGCTGCGCCAGGGGCTGGCGCACGTCCATGCGAGACTCCTCGGTGTTGATCCCCTTGCGTGCGAAGCGCAGGATGCGCACCGAGCCGTCTTCCACCACGCTGACGCGACTGTAGGGCGACTCTTTCTCGAAGAGCAGGTGCTCCGCGGCGAGCGCGGGGCCAGTGAGGGCGAGCATGCCGATGATGGCGGCGATGGCCGCGGACGCGCGGGGGCGCAAGGTGAAGGTGAGAAGCCAGAGCGCGACGCCCATGGCGACGAGCGCGTCGCCCGTGACAGTGAAGATGCGCTGGATGCCTGCGTTCGGGATGAGAAAGAAGCTGGTCACCAGGGTGCCGAGCGTGCTGCCCACGGTGGAGACGGCGTAGAGGAACCCGGAGGTCGCCCCCACTGTCTCGAGACGCGTAGCGTAGAGCCGCACACAGTACGGCGAGATCATCCCGAGCACCACGGCGGGCAGGCCGAACAGCGCAATGGAGGCGATGAGCGGCCCGAGGCGCTCGCCCAGGTTCAGATCGAAGATGCGATCGGAGATCAGGTCCTTGACGTGCGCGACGGCCACGACGAGCAGTCCGCCCGTGACGATCATGGCGGCGAGCACGCCCAGCCGGGGGCGAGAGCGCGACAAGCGGCCTCCGAGAAGGTAGCCCACGGAGAGTGCGACCAGGAACGTGGAGATCAGGCTGCCCCATGTGAAGACGTCGCTGCCGAAGTTCGGCGCCAGCACGCGTCCGCCGAGGATCTCCACCGACATCAGCGCCCACCCGCATCCGAACGAGGCGGCGAGGATGGAGGCGGCTTGCACGCCTCCCAGGGCGGGAGCTTCGGTGGACATGGGTTCCATCTGGGGGGCCTCTCCGTCGGGAATAGCAAACAGGCTCTGCGTTGGCAGAGCCTGCATTCCGAGATCAGAGGATGACCTGTAAGTGGGATCCTGTTCCGGCGGGACGTCGAGCGCCCTGCCGGCGACTGCCATCTATCTTGCCCTGACATTGCTGCCAGGATCATTGCGGCGACCGTTATTTGCCTTGCTGGCCTCTGGAGTTTACCATCCGGCCCTTGCGGGCAGGCCCGCTTACCCTGCTTGCGCAGGTATCACGGCGTTGCACCCCGACTTAACGGGTCTACGTTTCTGTGGCACTTTGATTGTCCGCGCCTTGCGGCGGAGGGGCGTTACCCCCCAGAGCGATTCCGTCTCTCGACGGAGCCAGTCCCAACTTTCCTCTCTGCCCGACTGCACGTCTCCTGTGCGGCGGCGTTGTCGGCTCGAGCGGCAGTCCGGACATCCTCAGGTCTGGTTGCCAGATCAACCTACCACAAGCCTCCTTGCGTGTCAACCAATGCGGGGCAATCGAGCGGGTTGCGCACGGCGTCAGACGGCGGCGCCCACAAGCAGGTACAGGAGCACCCCGAGGGTGCTTCCCAGAGCGGCGCCGAGGGTCATGGGGAGTGCGTCTCGCATGTCGTCTTCCTCCGGAGGTCGTGTGGTCTCTCGTTGCTCTGACACACGGCGTGGCGGGGTGTGACATGGCAGTCAGGGAGAAGTGCCGGTCGCGACTCCGGTGCATGCGAGAGGGAACTGACGCGCACGAACAGAAAGGTCTCGCCCCGCATTCGGGCGACAACCAGAGGAAGCCATATCCATGACGAACATCACCACTGAGTCCTTCGAGGGAGCTGCTGCAGACGGTGAAGCGCAGGCGGCCGTCCATGCTGTGCATGTCGGCGCGATGCCGCCCTATCCTGTCTACCTCGAAGAGGGCATCGCATTCCGCTGTGGCGGGCTCTTTGCCGAACACGGCATCCGCCGCGCCGTGCTCATCTCCAACCCGGTCGTCGGCGCGCTCTATGGTGGAGCGGTTCGCAATGCGATGCGCGCGGGGGGGGTTGAGGTCGACAGCGCCGAGGTTCCAGACGGCGAGGCCTACAAGACGGTGGGAACCGTTGAGCGCCTCTGGGAGCGGCTCGCCGATCTGCGCGCCGACAGGGCAACGGCGCTCGTCGCGCTGGGCGGGGGCGTGCTCGGCGACCTGGTCGGGTTTGCGGCCGCCACCTGGTTGCGTGGCGTACCGCTGGTGCACATCCCCACGACGGTGCTCGCCATGGTCGATTCGAGCGTGGGCGGCAAGGTCGGGGTTGATCTGCCGCAGGGGAAGAACCTCGTCGGGGCGTTCTACAATCCTCGCTTCGTGGTGAGCGATCCGTCGCTGTTGCTCAGCCTGCCTCCTCGGGTTCTCGCCGCAGGCATGGCCGAGGTCGTGAAGGCCGCTTGCATCGCCTCTCCTGCGCTGTTCGAGGCCCTCGAGGCCCGTGAGCCAGCCCTGGGCCCTCAGTCGCTCGGGCAGCTCATCGCCACCGCCATCGACATCAAGGCGCGCATCGTCTCTGAAGACCCTTACGAGCGCGGCGTGCGCGCCACCTTGAACCTCGGCCATACGCTGGGGCACGCTCTTGAGGCGGGGCGCGGCTACCATCAGATCCTTCACGGCGAGGCCGTGTCCCAGGGAATGATGGCCGCCATTCGCATCAGCCGGGCCCTCGGCGTCCTCGAAGACGACTACGAAGAGCGCCTTGCCGCCCTGCTCACCCGCATGCACCTCCCCACGCGCATCGCCGATCCGGGCTGGGAGCGCGTCAAGGGAGCGATGGGTGTCGACAAGAAGCGGGTTGATGGCAAGCTGCGCTTCGTTCTGCCGGTTGGCCTCGGGCGGGTCATGGTCCATTCCGACGTTCCGCTCGAGCTGGTGCACGAGGTCTACGAGAGCCTGCTCGAGCAGCACGCATCCGAGCCCGGCTACGACGAAGGATATGACGACGAGGGCGGCGCGGGAGCTTCGCCTGACGACGGCTACGAGCGCGATGAGCCGCTGGCCGATGACGCGCACGACGCGCGAGACGAGCACCACGAAGCGCCTGAAGACGAGATGGTCGACGAAGACCGTTGAGCGAGGCGCGGTCAGAGCCTGCGGACGCCGTGTCGGTGCCTCGCCGCGTCCTGGTGCTTCATGGTCCCAACCTCGACTTGTTGGGGGAGCGTGAGCCCGACGTATATGGCCGACTTCGTCTCGCTGAGGTGAATGCGGCCATCGAGGCGTGGGCAGCCCGAAGCGGGTGGGCCGTGGAGATATTCCAGTCCAATCACGAGGGCGCCCTCATCGACGCGATGCACGCGGCGCGCGGCCGGGTTCGGTTCCAGGTGGTGAACGCGGCCGCCTACACCCATACCAGCGTTGCCCTGCGCGACGCGATCCGTGCGGTCGCCGTGCCCACCATCGAGGTGCATCTCTCGAACATCCATGCGCGTGAGCCTTTTCGACACACGTCTCTTCTCGCGCCGGTCTGCGTGGGCGTGATCTGCGGGCTCGGCCTGCACTCCTACCTTGCGGCCCTGGGCGCAGGCGCGGCACTGTACGGTGGGGAGCAGGGCTGATGCGGCAGCGGGCTTGCGCCGCGGCGCTGGCGATCACGCTCCTGATCGCCGTGGTCACGCGAGCGGGGGCCGTGATCCCCACACTCGAGGTGAACGGTCGCGAGTACTACGGCACCGTCTTCACCGACGGTGGTGAGGTCTACGCCGCCCTCGACGTCGTGGGGCCGCTGCTTCTCGGCGATCAGTTCCACCTCGAAGTCTACGACGTGACCTTTCGACGATGCACGTTCACGTTCGCGCCCACCGGAACGACCAAGGTGCAGCGAATGGAGCTCTTCGGATGCGTCAAGCGAGGCGCCGCGGTCTATGCCCCGCTTCGGCAGCTGATGCGTCAGGTCGGCGGGAGCTTCCTCGAGGCGCCAGACGGGGTTCGCATCGCCTATCCCCCGGTGACGGCCGTGGCGCCCCTTCCTCGCCCGACCGCGACTCCGCGCCCCGTAGCCCTGCCATCGCCTTCCCCCAGCGGAGGCGCGCCAACGCCGCAGCCCTCACCGCTCGAGAAGCCTTCTCCCGAGCCGGCAGCGTCGCCCACACCAGAGGCGCTCACGCGTGAGGTGGCGCTCGCGCAGACCGAGACCGCGAACGCAGAAGCCTTTCGGGGAGCTACGCTCATCCGTCGCATCGAGGTGTACCATCCGGTGCTCCCCGATCCCAGTGACGCCATTCCGCGCACAGACCTTGCGGGGGCCCGCATCCTGCTGCGCCAGCTCGGTGACGGCGACGTCGTCAACGTCCATCTCTGGCATGGGCGTTCCCCTCAGGGAGAGCCTGCGTTCAGTCAGCGCCTCAACCGCTTCGGTGAGCAGCAGAAGGCGGAG
This window of the Pseudomonadota bacterium genome carries:
- the ribD gene encoding bifunctional diaminohydroxyphosphoribosylaminopyrimidine deaminase/5-amino-6-(5-phosphoribosylamino)uracil reductase RibD; protein product: MHQRHMQHALTLATRGRGHVSPNPLVGAVIVRDGEVVGEGWHAALGGDHAEVAALRAAGARARGADLYVTLEPCNHHGRTPPCTDAIVAAGVRRVAMAVRDPNPRVSGGGADALEARGVEVNAGLLEEEARALNQVFFTWAQARRPFVTLKTALTLDGRIACHTGQSRWITGEAARRRVHEERAAHDAILVGVGTVLADDPRLDARLDVPARDPRVVILDSTLRTPPQARAVAGALVYCRDPHLRASLAAAGATVIEVVADDNGRPRIEAVLADLAERGITSVLVEGGGRVQRAFLGADRVDRVLSFIAPVIVGGASAPTPLGRWEPDDAPIREPSMRPLRGVSISRVGDDVLVEGTLQECWR
- a CDS encoding response regulator; this encodes MATMGSPSCATGRNSPAWGPCTQSEQYGTCWVSRTQRQSACACACGLASSSSLSMTFQRWARRFHRACWWAWRKYHVHAAASESAAATSANRSGFSGKTLLRPRALEGAMLVRRRPRRSCGKPPAALGLRRGFEFDGAKTCGIRGRTRFTTRADLGGGTTIATQIDYGGILLIDDDPLMVEALSLLLGDDGYDVATASSGLEAVGRAAERTFDLVISDVRMAGMDGIQTLTQLRERSPSTRAILITGYASPDTPVLAIKLGVDDYLVKPFDDREFLKSVRRSMETARTQREHETMLKQQWRDFASVVRLLSAGVEARDPFFEGHSARVATLSLRIARALNLPVERTEALDLAAHLHDIGNIGTKLDIFRKTEKLLNEELEEIRGTTRKAEEHLRSLNSLRDVFRIILHHHEWFNGAGVPFQLKGEQIPLESRILCAAEAYDAMISPRPYRERLHSAEALQILDKESGEHFDPDVVTVLKKVIENPVASAEEDEAAEKAPTHERQVGLVLSLAHTYLENGNLDIAAKGFNDCLELLGDSRSPNRAEALIGLALIHLQRGELESARDQARRALEASQGLADLLVGRSLCAEGLVMSQMQRSKEAADAFEQARKIFEGYESHANLGRVLLLEALAAGGFGAPRAQSHRHPVA
- a CDS encoding methyltransferase domain-containing protein, encoding MQALPTQSLFAIPDGEAPQMEPMSTEAPALGGVQAASILAASFGCGWALMSVEILGGRVLAPNFGSDVFTWGSLISTFLVALSVGYLLGGRLSRSRPRLGVLAAMIVTGGLLVVAVAHVKDLISDRIFDLNLGERLGPLIASIALFGLPAVVLGMISPYCVRLYATRLETVGATSGFLYAVSTVGSTLGTLVTSFFLIPNAGIQRIFTVTGDALVAMGVALWLLTFTLRPRASAAIAAIIGMLALTGPALAAEHLLFEKESPYSRVSVVEDGSVRILRFARKGINTEESRMDVRQPLAQLNEYTALMFAGLLFDERPQDVLVIGLGGGVIPEALRHYYPQARIDVVEIDPVVVEAARQFFLFRTDAAMTAHVSDGRVFVKRTPRQYDLVFLDAFQGRTIPFHLKTKEFFKELMRVLKPGGVVVSNLHRGPRLYDSERTTYAASFGANYAFAGTSSGNLILVSQPGSGPPLPRAVLQARATGLQNAHRYSFDLPAQARKLQERPDYTPTAQVLTDDFAPVETLNR
- the aroB gene encoding 3-dehydroquinate synthase gives rise to the protein MTNITTESFEGAAADGEAQAAVHAVHVGAMPPYPVYLEEGIAFRCGGLFAEHGIRRAVLISNPVVGALYGGAVRNAMRAGGVEVDSAEVPDGEAYKTVGTVERLWERLADLRADRATALVALGGGVLGDLVGFAAATWLRGVPLVHIPTTVLAMVDSSVGGKVGVDLPQGKNLVGAFYNPRFVVSDPSLLLSLPPRVLAAGMAEVVKAACIASPALFEALEAREPALGPQSLGQLIATAIDIKARIVSEDPYERGVRATLNLGHTLGHALEAGRGYHQILHGEAVSQGMMAAIRISRALGVLEDDYEERLAALLTRMHLPTRIADPGWERVKGAMGVDKKRVDGKLRFVLPVGLGRVMVHSDVPLELVHEVYESLLEQHASEPGYDEGYDDEGGAGASPDDGYERDEPLADDAHDARDEHHEAPEDEMVDEDR
- the aroQ gene encoding type II 3-dehydroquinate dehydratase, yielding MSVPRRVLVLHGPNLDLLGEREPDVYGRLRLAEVNAAIEAWAARSGWAVEIFQSNHEGALIDAMHAARGRVRFQVVNAAAYTHTSVALRDAIRAVAVPTIEVHLSNIHAREPFRHTSLLAPVCVGVICGLGLHSYLAALGAGAALYGGEQG